The genomic stretch TCGCTGGGCAGATAGGACGGCGCGTATTTGCGCGCTAGATAGACCAGGATAGCGTTGGAATCACTGATCACGGTATCGCCATCTTCGAGGACTGGAACCTGACCGGCAGGGTTCAGCGCCAGAAAGGCCTCTCCTTTGTGTTCCCCATTAGCCAGATCGACGGTGATGACCTCATGGGCGATACCCGCCAGGCTGGCAAAGAGTTCAACCCGGTGGCCATGACCGGAGAGGGGGAAGCTGTGGATGCGCAGAGTATTGGACATAGGATGTTCCTCATGGGGTTACCGCGTGAGCGGCGGGAGTGGTGAGCGACTGGGTAAGAGCCGCCGTTTCGATGAGGAAGAGATACATTCAGAACGGCTGGGTGATAATATGTCATTCTGTAGAGTAAGTATGTACGTATTGGCGATAATGAGATACCTTGTCCGGGCGAAAGAGAAGCCGAGGGTCAGGCGATGGACACATTGGATTGCATGCGGACTTTTGTTGCGGTTGCGGCGCAACATTCCTTTACTGCCGGGGCGCGCCAGATCGGCATCAGCACCAAACTGGCCAGCAAATATGTGGCCCGGCTGGAAGAACGCCTTGGCGCGCAACTGTTTAACCGCACCACCCGATCGGTTACTCTGACCGATACCGGTCAGGCCTATCTGGAGCGCTGCCTGCCGGTGTTGGATCAGATCGACGAGATGGAAGGGGTCATTCAGGAGCGCCAATCCGAATTGGCCGGCCCCATTCGGCTCACCGCGCCCACGGGGTTTGGCAGCCGCGAGCTGGTGCAGGCGGTGACGCCGTTTCAGCAAAGCCACCCCAAGGTGCAGATCGAAATGCTGCTGTCGGATTATCACGCGCCCATTGTCGAAGAGGGCATTGATCTGGCCATCCGCTTTGGCAAACTGCAGGATTCGACCCTGGTGGCGCGTAAGCTCTGCGACATGCGGCTGGTGGTGGTGGCTGCGCCGGACTATCTGGCACGTCACGGCGAGCCGGGACACCCCAAGGCCCTGGCGACTCATAACTGCCTGTTGCTGCAATCCGCAGCGCAGCCGGAGCGCTGGCGGTTCAACGAGGCTGGAAAGGTGACCTCTGTCCTGGTGAGCGGCAGCTTTCGGGCCAACTCGCCGCGTGCGGTGGCCCATATGGCGGCGGGTGGCCAGGGCATTGGCCGCTGTCCCTATTACACCGTGAAACCCTTTATTGAAACGGGCCGGTTGCAGCTGCTGTTTGCAGACCGCGAAGACGCGCCGCTGCCGCTCTATGTGGTCTATCCGCCAAGCCGTCACCTGACAGCGCGTATTCGGGCCTTGATCGAACATCTGGCCAAATGGTTCCAGTCAACCGAACAGAACCTCTGGGGGCCGTGAGCGCGCTGTCTGCTTTGCTAGCGGGCGATTTCGCAGATGGGCTGTGCTGCACTAAGGTCGCTTTGAATACGGATAAAGTCATGTTCCGCAAGGCCAAGCACCGTGCAGTCCTGAGCCCATTGGCCGATCACCTGTCGCGGTGTGGTTACGGCGGCGGTCAGGGCGTCTTGTAGCGCAATATCGCAGTGGGTGACGAGGATGCGCAGCGCTGTGGTGAGGTCAAGATCTGCGCCCGCCAGGGTACCATCCGCCAGGGTAAGCCGCCCGTTCTGGCGCAGGATCTGGCGGCCCTCCAGCTGAAACGAGGTCAGGTCACTGCCGGCCGGGGCCATGGCGTCACTGACCAGGTAGATTTTGCCCTCGGGGCTGGCATTGCCCATCTTGGCAGCCCAGGCGGTGCGCAGTGCGGCGGGATGTACATGAATGCCATCGGCAATCAGCCCGGCAAATAGCTGCGGATTGTTGAGCGCCGCACCGGGCACTCCGGGGGCGCGGTGGCCAAGGGGGCTCATGGCGTTGAACAGATGGGTGACACAGGTGACGCCGGCCTCGGCATAGTCCATCGCCTGTTCATAAGGCGCGTCGGTGTGGCCCAGGGACAGGATGACCCCGGCCTGCCGCAGTGCTCTGATTTGATCCAGATTGACGCTTTCTGGCGCCAGCGTAACCATCAGGACCGGCAGGGCCTCAGCCGCGGCCAGCAGCATGTCCAGATCTGCCGGGGTCATCGCCCGGATCAAAGCCGCATCATGGGCGCCTTTACGGCTTTGGGCCAGATGTGGGCCCTCCAGATGCAACCCGGCGATGCCGGGCACCCCGGCGCTGATGGCCTGCTGGGTGGCGGCGATGACCTGAGCGGTTTTCTGTGGTGTATCGGTGATCAGCGTTGGCAGGATCTGCACCGCGCCAAGCCGTCGGTGCGCCCTGGCAATGCGGTCCAGCCCGGCGCAGTTGGGCTGTGCATTCAACATGATGCCATCGCCGCCATTGACCTGCAGATCCAGATAACCGGGGCTGAGGATATCGCCGGCAAGATCCACATAGGTCTCATCCGCTGCGAGGGGGCGGTGCGGCATCAGGCTGACCAGCCGACCAGCTTCAAACCGAGCGCTCATGCCCTGTTGCAGACTGTGGCCATCAAAGATCGGGCCGCCACCGTAAACTGTGCTTGGCTGGCTCATTGGAGCGTCCTGACGGTGGTGTCCGTCTCACTGTGACCTTTGGCAGCGAACTCCCGTGCCAGCGCCAGCGCCCCGGTCAACGGATCACCCTGCGGCGGTTGCAGCGCGTCTTGCATTTCTGGCGGCAGATAGCTGCGATACTGTGGCGCCAACCCACCCGTGAGGCAGAGCGCATGACCCGGTGCCCAGCCGATCCGTGGCAGGGTGTCGGCAATGTAGCGGGCGCCCTGATGCATCAGATCAGTGGCCAGGGCATCCCCCTGGCTGGCATGGTGAGTGACATCGCGGGCCAGCGCGCCCAATTCCATCGGGCTGGCCTGGGCGGCAAAGGCGACGATTTCGGCAGAGCCCGAAAACCGGGCGAAAAGCTGTGTGGTCAAGGTGGAGGCGGGCGCGAGACCGTCGACAATATCCAAGGTGCGCGCCAGGGCCAGACGTCCCAGCCACTGCGCCGAGGCCTGATCGCCCAGCTGCTGTCCCCAGCCGCCAATGATACGGCGCGCGCCCTTGATCTGGCTGGCCAGGAAGGACCCGGTGCCGCAATGGGCAATCGCCCCTTCGCCATCGCCAATCGCCCCACGCAAAGCAGCGGGTCTGTCGTCTGTGATGCGGCTCTGGGTTAAGGGCAGGTTATGCTGCAGCCGCTGGGCAATGTCTGCACTG from Phaeobacter sp. G2 encodes the following:
- a CDS encoding LysR family transcriptional regulator → MDTLDCMRTFVAVAAQHSFTAGARQIGISTKLASKYVARLEERLGAQLFNRTTRSVTLTDTGQAYLERCLPVLDQIDEMEGVIQERQSELAGPIRLTAPTGFGSRELVQAVTPFQQSHPKVQIEMLLSDYHAPIVEEGIDLAIRFGKLQDSTLVARKLCDMRLVVVAAPDYLARHGEPGHPKALATHNCLLLQSAAQPERWRFNEAGKVTSVLVSGSFRANSPRAVAHMAAGGQGIGRCPYYTVKPFIETGRLQLLFADREDAPLPLYVVYPPSRHLTARIRALIEHLAKWFQSTEQNLWGP
- the nagA gene encoding N-acetylglucosamine-6-phosphate deacetylase, with translation MSQPSTVYGGGPIFDGHSLQQGMSARFEAGRLVSLMPHRPLAADETYVDLAGDILSPGYLDLQVNGGDGIMLNAQPNCAGLDRIARAHRRLGAVQILPTLITDTPQKTAQVIAATQQAISAGVPGIAGLHLEGPHLAQSRKGAHDAALIRAMTPADLDMLLAAAEALPVLMVTLAPESVNLDQIRALRQAGVILSLGHTDAPYEQAMDYAEAGVTCVTHLFNAMSPLGHRAPGVPGAALNNPQLFAGLIADGIHVHPAALRTAWAAKMGNASPEGKIYLVSDAMAPAGSDLTSFQLEGRQILRQNGRLTLADGTLAGADLDLTTALRILVTHCDIALQDALTAAVTTPRQVIGQWAQDCTVLGLAEHDFIRIQSDLSAAQPICEIAR
- a CDS encoding ATPase, producing the protein MKQSPLTAILAIDGGGTRCRIALERAGEVIRVDSGPANVSSDFDGALAQIHLGLERLCATTGLPLAQLAALPAYVGLAGVVSADIAQRLQHNLPLTQSRITDDRPAALRGAIGDGEGAIAHCGTGSFLASQIKGARRIIGGWGQQLGDQASAQWLGRLALARTLDIVDGLAPASTLTTQLFARFSGSAEIVAFAAQASPMELGALARDVTHHASQGDALATDLMHQGARYIADTLPRIGWAPGHALCLTGGLAPQYRSYLPPEMQDALQPPQGDPLTGALALAREFAAKGHSETDTTVRTLQ